Proteins found in one Bremerella volcania genomic segment:
- a CDS encoding DUF2190 family protein — protein MAQATFVHEGAAIDHTPGADVAPGDVVVQSDLVGIAKREIKANTLGALAVEGVFDVAKEAGGGVTFSTGDLAYWDDANDVAVTTDGGGANKLLGKAVADAADADASVRAKLTP, from the coding sequence ATGGCTCAAGCAACTTTTGTTCACGAAGGCGCAGCCATCGACCACACGCCTGGGGCGGACGTCGCTCCGGGCGATGTGGTGGTGCAAAGCGACCTGGTTGGCATCGCCAAACGAGAGATCAAGGCCAACACGCTCGGCGCTCTGGCCGTGGAAGGCGTCTTCGACGTGGCCAAGGAGGCCGGCGGCGGTGTGACGTTCTCAACAGGCGACCTGGCGTACTGGGATGACGCCAATGACGTGGCCGTTACGACCGATGGCGGCGGCGCGAACAAGCTGCTCGGCAAAGCGGTCGCAGACGCGGCTGACGCTGACGCCAGCGTTCGCGCCAAGCTCACGCCGTAA
- a CDS encoding phage major capsid protein — MAKKQTKTRPPAQPEKQNVPSTLQLTATAMIDVASAGDEGSAPALPRFRMVAYTGAPMRIAGWRFPVIIDLAGLGIPSQSRPIRFSHDPTSGVGHTDNIRIDGGQLVATGIVSRDTAAAREVVASSKNGFPWQASVGASVDEFEFVKERQTVIVNGQEHAGPLNVVRKSTLSEISFVDLGADGQTSATVAAAANHTDKQEENSDMDPENTTAATDTDANERDSHQANQQTQAPAVTAGSAVDEIRSQAAAEVSRISAIRQLCAGRFPEIEAKAIGEGWDVTRCELEVLRANRPRTPAIHMHDKTINARVLEAACLLTGHVDQIDAMFDGQTLDAATERFRGGIGLQELLLEAAWANGYTGRNFRDSRAVLRYAFNPTLEAGFSTVDIGGILSNVANKFLLDGFFSVERTWRNVTAVRNVSDFKTVTSYRLVGKDQYEQVAPGGELKHGTLGEEKYENKADTYGLMLSIDRRDIINDDLNAITTVPRKLGRGSGLKINDVFWSTFLANSAFFTAGNNNYITGASTALSIDGLTEGEVTFMDQVDGDGKPIGIMPAILLVPTSLSAIGSQLFKSMELRDTTTTTKYPVSNPHQGKFRVEVSRYLSNAQYTGNSSKAWYLLAESTDLPVIEVAFLNGQEAPTIETAEADFNKLGVQMRGYHDFGVALQDSRGGVKAKGEA; from the coding sequence ATGGCGAAGAAGCAAACGAAGACGCGCCCGCCCGCGCAGCCTGAAAAGCAGAACGTGCCCAGCACGCTGCAACTCACCGCGACGGCGATGATCGACGTCGCGTCAGCCGGCGATGAAGGCTCCGCGCCCGCGCTGCCCCGATTCCGAATGGTCGCCTACACCGGCGCACCGATGCGGATCGCGGGCTGGCGTTTTCCGGTCATCATCGACCTCGCGGGACTGGGGATTCCCTCGCAGTCGCGGCCGATCCGCTTCAGTCATGACCCGACGTCCGGCGTCGGGCACACGGACAACATCCGCATCGACGGCGGGCAGCTGGTGGCAACGGGCATTGTGTCCCGCGACACAGCAGCCGCCCGCGAAGTCGTCGCCTCTTCGAAGAACGGATTCCCCTGGCAGGCATCCGTGGGAGCGAGCGTCGATGAGTTCGAGTTCGTCAAGGAACGCCAAACGGTAATCGTCAACGGCCAGGAGCACGCCGGCCCGCTCAACGTCGTGCGCAAGTCCACGCTCAGTGAGATCAGTTTCGTCGATCTCGGCGCGGATGGGCAGACCAGCGCGACGGTCGCAGCCGCTGCCAACCATACCGACAAGCAAGAGGAGAATTCCGACATGGACCCCGAAAACACCACTGCCGCCACAGATACCGACGCGAACGAGCGGGATTCGCACCAAGCGAACCAACAAACGCAGGCCCCTGCTGTGACCGCCGGCTCCGCCGTCGATGAAATCCGCTCGCAGGCTGCTGCCGAAGTCAGTCGCATCTCGGCGATCCGCCAACTGTGCGCGGGCCGTTTTCCTGAGATCGAGGCCAAGGCGATCGGTGAAGGCTGGGACGTGACGCGCTGTGAATTGGAAGTGCTTCGCGCCAACCGGCCCCGCACGCCGGCGATTCACATGCACGACAAGACGATCAATGCCCGCGTGCTCGAGGCGGCGTGCCTGCTGACAGGGCACGTGGACCAGATCGACGCCATGTTCGACGGTCAAACGCTCGACGCCGCGACGGAGCGATTCCGCGGCGGCATCGGGCTGCAGGAACTGCTGCTCGAAGCGGCATGGGCCAACGGCTACACCGGCCGCAACTTCCGCGACAGCCGGGCTGTGTTGCGTTACGCCTTCAACCCGACGCTCGAAGCCGGATTCTCGACCGTCGACATCGGCGGCATCCTGTCGAACGTCGCTAACAAATTCCTGCTCGATGGCTTCTTCAGCGTCGAGCGGACCTGGCGGAACGTTACGGCAGTGCGCAACGTGAGCGACTTCAAGACCGTGACCAGCTACCGATTGGTCGGCAAGGATCAATACGAGCAGGTCGCACCCGGCGGCGAGCTCAAGCACGGGACGCTCGGCGAAGAGAAGTACGAGAACAAGGCCGACACCTACGGCCTGATGCTCTCGATCGATCGCCGCGACATCATCAACGACGACCTGAATGCCATCACCACCGTGCCGCGCAAGCTTGGTCGGGGCAGCGGTCTGAAGATCAATGACGTCTTCTGGTCAACGTTCCTGGCCAACAGCGCCTTCTTCACGGCGGGCAACAACAACTACATCACCGGTGCCAGCACGGCGCTGTCGATCGACGGATTGACCGAAGGCGAAGTGACCTTCATGGATCAGGTCGATGGCGACGGCAAGCCGATCGGCATCATGCCGGCGATCTTGCTCGTGCCGACGTCGCTATCAGCCATCGGCTCGCAGCTCTTCAAGTCGATGGAACTGCGGGACACGACGACCACCACGAAGTACCCGGTGTCCAATCCGCACCAGGGCAAGTTCCGCGTCGAGGTCAGTCGCTACCTGTCCAACGCCCAATACACGGGCAATTCGTCGAAGGCCTGGTATCTGCTGGCCGAGTCGACCGACCTGCCCGTCATCGAGGTCGCATTCCTCAACGGCCAAGAGGCCCCGACGATCGAAACGGCCGAGGCGGACTTCAACAAGCTCGGTGTCCAGATGCGAGGTTACCACGACTTCGGGGTGGCACTTCAAGACTCGCGCGGTGGCGTGAAAGCCAAGGGCGAAGCGTAA
- a CDS encoding phage portal family protein, with translation MDRRRIDAFCIVRSYPASCAPFNVAAGNSSGYNYASGRLDHQTYFKSIRVEQAQLESVVLDRVLAAWFDEAVLIPGLLPADAGPIAQWPHQWFWDGHEHVDPAKEASAQATRLANLTTTLAHEYARQGRDWEEALRQRAKEFSLMQELGLTPAAVPPTNDDIEEDEDGEEANEDAPARAA, from the coding sequence TTGGATCGCCGCCGAATAGACGCGTTCTGCATTGTTCGCTCTTATCCCGCCTCTTGCGCTCCGTTCAACGTCGCGGCGGGAAACAGCTCGGGATACAACTACGCCTCGGGCCGTCTGGATCATCAGACGTACTTCAAATCGATCCGCGTCGAGCAGGCCCAACTGGAATCGGTTGTGCTCGATCGAGTGCTGGCCGCTTGGTTCGACGAAGCGGTGCTCATTCCGGGACTCTTGCCCGCGGACGCTGGGCCGATCGCTCAATGGCCCCATCAATGGTTTTGGGATGGCCACGAGCATGTGGACCCCGCCAAAGAAGCCAGCGCCCAAGCGACCCGTTTGGCCAATCTCACCACCACCCTTGCTCACGAATACGCCCGGCAGGGGCGCGATTGGGAAGAAGCCTTGCGCCAGCGGGCCAAGGAATTCTCGCTGATGCAGGAACTCGGGCTGACACCTGCGGCAGTTCCACCGACCAACGACGACATCGAGGAGGACGAAGATGGCGAAGAAGCAAACGAAGACGCGCCCGCCCGCGCAGCCTGA